One window of the Micromonas commoda chromosome 11, complete sequence genome contains the following:
- a CDS encoding glycoside hydrolase (Hit pfam domains Glycosyl hydrolases family 38 C-terminal and N-terminal. Glycosyl hydrolases are key enzymes of carbohydrate metabolism.) — MRRSDDDVDASLRVLLRTGDEEGSVDDEEATRGGRGRASSLLNGLLLAIVVVFSVLLLLLLLAQAPVEAGCDRVPGYEGPPVPPPGDRRVPGKLNVHIVPHTHDDVGWLKTVDQYFTGSNASIQQADVRRIISSVVDELSKDPARTFVYAEMAFFSRWWKEQGAAERSRVRLLVKEGRLSFVNGGWCMHDEAAAHFADMIHQTSMGHEFIRANFGASALPRVGWQLDPFGHSAIQATHLGSGVGLEAVFFGRADVDDVARRIADGAMEFTWRGSRSLGPSNDVKGFVLSKYGNYGPPPGMCFDVVCGDDSRWQDDPDLEDYNVPAMVKTFVNAVEEQAGWFLGANGSTPYGGDVMLTMGTDFTYGAAPYWYDQLDRLIRHVNAAEGTKLNVFYSTPSAYLDAKTGNPHMRWPLKTGDFFPYRWNPHQYWTGYFTSRPTLKAFIRRGGEFLRAAQSLAAVVSLRGVVHAPGAETSTPWDLFRPLAEAVAVAQHHDAVSGTAKQHVTNDYAVRIQRGVDGVEGHFSRTLNAALLTRGSPSAPAPPSPDPDAVATRCPLLNVSACPVTESMTPGDVVAVLAYNPLAWERMEHVRIPMNAAAARRAVVVDASSGEFVPSATLPAPPPAPLAGRTTTQLVFSVALPPLSVSTFFVRSLSENEVLPETALAEAAEETGASESDANDGGAVSVSVDPNDGGLLVDFVVDATFNLTAKITAAFYASHDGSDGFVPSGAYVFRPDSSQEATPLRTPSFDAAAFRAFRSGVLAETRVAFGDWASVAVRTWSKERVPHAEVEWTVGPIPVEADGVGKEVIVRYSTGLATGGTWATDSNGRDMQPRRRDHRDDWTFRNASEEPVSSNYYPFGSIATLTGDERAGFHLLTDRSQGVGSIRDGELEAMVHRRNLNDDWLGVGEAMNETQCGCRECDCPGLVARGTHLIAATTPATGPRTYRELQTRSQNPTQLAFAKVNGWFEESIRGGSRSAVSVFAGEAPRNVHVVSIERLPGEDCSRGSACARIVLAHLFESEGCVGYDEELSAPAKVNLADFFPGRSIVAVDELTLSGTPIRPGDAVVTLEPMQIRAAKVEFA; from the coding sequence ATGCGGCGGTCGGACGACGATGTCGATGCATCGCTGCGCGTCCTCCTGCGCACGGGTGACGAAGAGGGCTCTGTggatgacgaggaggccacgcggggcggacgcgggagGGCGAGTTCGTTGTTGAATGGCCTCTTGTTGGCAATCGTGGTCGTCTTctccgtcctcctcctcctcctcctcctcgcgcaggcgccGGTCGAAGCGGGGTGCGATCGCGTCCCCGGCTACGAGGGCCCTCCtgtcccgccgcccggcgacCGTCGGGTCCCCGGGAAGCTAAACGTCCACATCGTTCCGCACACCCACGATGACGTCGGGTGGCTGAAGACCGTCGATCAGTACTTCACGGGCTCCAACGCATCCATCCAACAGGCGGACGTCCGCAGGATCATCTCCagcgtcgtggacgagctGTCGAAGGATCCCGCGCGCACGTTCGTATACGCCGAGATGGCCTTCTTCTCCAGGTGGTGGAAGGAGCAGGGCGCGGCCGAGCGGTCCAGGGTTCGACTGCTGGTGAAGGAGGGGCGGCTTTCCTTCGTCAACGGCGGGTGGTGCATGcacgacgaagccgcggcgcactTCGCGGACATGATCCACCAGACATCCATGGGGCACGAGTTCATCCGTGCCAACTTCGGCGCCAGCGCTCTACCTCGGGTGGGGTGGCAGTTGGACCCGTTCGGTCACAGCGCGATACAGGCCACGCACCTCGGCTCGGGCGTCGGCCTCGAAGCGGTTTTTTTcggtcgcgccgacgtcgacgacgtggcgcgGAGGATCGCCGACGGAGCGATGGAGTTCACCTGGCGCGGGTCCCGCAGCCTCGGACCTTCAAACGACGTGAAGGGCTTCGTACTGAGCAAGTACGGCAACTACGGCCCTCCTCCGGGGATGTGCTTCGACGTCGTCTGCGGGGATGACTCGCGCTGGCAGGACGACCCGGACCTGGAGGACTATAACGTCCCGGCGATGGTCAAAACGTTCGTgaacgcggtggaggagcaGGCCGGATggttcctcggcgcgaacgggtccacgccgtacggcggggacgtgatGCTCACGATGGGCACGGACTTTacgtacggcgccgcgccgtacTGGTACGACCAACTCGACAGGCTCATTCGCCACgtgaacgccgccgagggcacCAAACTGAACGTCTTCTAcagcacgccgtcggcgtaTCTGGACGCGAAAACCGGTAATCCGCACATGCGATGGCCGCTCAAGACTGGCGATTTCTTCCCGTACCGCTGGAACCCTCACCAGTACTGGACCGGCTATTTCACGTCCAGGCCGACGCTGAAGGCTTTcattcgccgcggcggcgagtttcTTCGAGCCGCGCAGTCACTGGCGGCGGtcgtcagcctccgcggggtGGTGCACGCGCCCGGTGCGGAGACGTCCACCCCGTGGGACTTGTTTCGTCCCCTCGCggaggccgtcgccgtggcccAGCACCACGACGCCGTGTCCGGGACGGCGAAGCAGCACGTCACCAACGATTACGCCGTTCGAATacaacgcggcgtcgacggcgtcgagggtcaCTTCTCGCGAACGCTCAACGCCGCGCTATTAACGCGTGGGTCACCCagcgcaccggcgccgccgtcgcccgaccccgacgcggtcgcgactCGGTGTCCCCTGCTCAACGTCAGCGCGTGTCCGGTGACGGAATCCATGacgcccggcgacgtcgtcgcggtgctcgcgtaCAATCCCCTCGCGTGGGAGAGGATGGAACACGTGAGGATCCcgatgaacgccgccgcggcgagacgcgccgtcgtcgtcgacgcgagttCGGGCGAGTTCGTGCCGTCCGCCACgttgcccgcgccgccgccggcgccgctcgcggggcggacgacgacgcagctCGTCTTCTCTgtcgcgctcccgccgctctccgTCTCCACCTTTTTCGTGCGTTCGCTGTCCGAGAACGAGGTTCTTCCGGAGACGGCCTtagccgaggcggcggaggagacgggggcgtcggagtcggacgcgaacgacgggggAGCGGTGTCGGTGTCCGTGGATCCGAACGACGGCGGGTTACTCGTCGatttcgtcgtcgacgcgacgttcaACCTCACCGCAAAaatcaccgccgcgttctaCGCGTCTCACGACGGAAGCGACGGTTTCGTCCCCAGCGGAGCGTACGTGTTCAGACCCGACTCGTCCCAAgaggcgacgccgctgcgcacgccgtcgttcgacgccgccgcgttccgaGCGTTCCGCTCCGGGGTTCTCGCCGAGACTCGCGTGGCGTTTGGGGATtgggcgagcgtcgcggtgagGACGTGGTCGAAAGAGCGGGTTCCTCACGCCGAGGTTGAGTGGACGGTTGGGCCCATAccggtcgaggcggacggCGTGGGGAAGGAGGTTATCGTGCGGTACTCGACCGGgctggcgacgggcgggacgtGGGCGACCGATTCCAACGGGCGGGACAtgcagccgcggcggcgggaccacAGGGACGACTGGACTTTTCGAAACGCGTCGGAGGAGCCGGTGAGCTCCAATTACTATCCCTTCGGATCGATCGCGACCCTGaccggcgacgaacgcgcgggatTCCATCTCTTGACGGATCGTTCGCAGGGCGTCGGGAGCATACgggacggcgagctcgaggcgatggTTCACAGGCGTAACCTCAACGACGACTGGCTGGGCGTGGGCGAAGCCATGAACGAGACCCAGTGCGGGTGCAGGGAGTGCGACTGCCCGGGACTGGTCGCGAGGGGCACGCACctgatcgcggcgacgacgccggcgacggggccgagGACGTACAGGGAGCTTCAGACGCGGTCGCAGAACCCGACGCAGCTGGCGTTCGCGAAGGTGAACGGTTGGTTTGAGGAGTCGATCCGGGGCGGTTCCCGAAGCGCAGTCTCCGTCTTTgcgggggaggcgccgaGGAACGTGCACGTGGTTTCCATCGAGAGGCTGCCCGGGGAGGACTGCTCGAGGGGCAGCGCGTGCGCTCGTATCGTGCTCGCGCACCTGTTCGAGTCCGAGGGGTGCGTGGGGTACGATGAGGAGctgtcggcgccggcgaaggtGAACCTCGCGGATTTCTTCCCCGGTCGTTCaatcgtcgccgtggacgaaCTCACCCTCTCGGGCACGCCGATCCGGCCgggtgacgccgtcgtgACGCTCGAGCCGATGCAGATACGCGCGGCAAAGGTCGAATTCGCTTGA
- a CDS encoding predicted protein, with amino-acid sequence MPKRPDRAQVRIDAFLSPRGGIASTSGGSFGSGVGTAPRGGGHRANRDRAFDGSSFVNCPVCDARVALRLMNDHMDGPTCGIGVGTRDETPRASVPDQEEPAATGEKVSDQTTTKTGELDDDDDDDTKPSALAELMRASATAPTRLPGHHLIPDFITPDEESRLIEYLDRDESDTNPWRPSNFNGKHRGKKWGVEVDLKRRTVAPERRPLPALVRAVADRMPAAHPALRGFVPNEANAIDYDRRGGAELLPHVDDRQMSTDLIVNLSLAGDCVMTYVEDAGRDGRRGGWEGVPAGARRVDVFLPRRSLQVQSGPCRFNFAHSIRNENLRAPRRVSITFRRSQMPRTRTRVRGE; translated from the coding sequence ATGCCGAAGCGTCCCGACCGCGCGCAGGTGCGAATCGATGCCTTCCTCTCGCCTCGAGGGGGcatcgcgtccacgagcggcGGCTCGTTCGGGTCCGGCGTCGGGAccgcaccgcgcggtggcggtcaTCGCGCCAATCGAGACAGGGCGTTCGACGGGAGCTCGTTCGTGAACTGTCCGGTGTGCGATGCGAGGGTGGCTCTGCGGCTGATGAACGATCACATGGACGGTCCAACATGCGGGATCGGCGtcgggacgcgcgacgagacCCCGAGAGCGTCGGTTCCGGATCAGGAggaacccgccgcgacgggagaGAAGGTTTCCGaccagacgacgacgaagacgggtgaactcgacgacgacgacgacgacgacacgaagccctcggcgctggcggagctgatgcgagcctccgcgacggcaccgacgcgcctCCCCGGGCATCATCTCATCCCCGACTTCATCACCCCGGACGAGGAGTCGCGGCTGATCGAGTACCTCGACCGGGACGAGTCCGACACCAACCCGTGGAGACCCTCCAACTTCAACGGCAAGCACAGAGGGAAGAAGTGGGGCGTGGAGGTGGACCTCAAGCGCCGGACGGTcgcccccgagcgccgcccgtTGCCCGCGCTGGTGAGGGCCGTGGCGGATCggatgcccgcggcgcatCCCGCACTGCGCGGCTTCGTCCCGAACGAGGCCAACGCCATCGACtacgaccggcgcggcggagccgaACTCTTGCCGCACGTCGACGACAGGCAGATGTCCACGGACCTCATCGTGAACctgtcgctcgcgggcgatTGCGTGATGACGTACGTGGAGGACGCGGGacgggacgggcggcgggggggatGGGAGGGcgtccccgcgggggcgaggcgggTCGACGTGTTCCTGCCCAGGCGCAGCCTGCAGGTGCAGAGCGGGCCGTGTCGTTTCAACTTTGCGCACTCGATACGGAACGAGAAccttcgcgcgccgcggagggtgtCCATCACGTTCAGGCGGAGTCAGAtgccgcggacgcgcacgcgggtGCGAGGGGAGTAG
- a CDS encoding predicted protein codes for MERDGGAGGVDRKVFSGGDASIFSSADGLQRLAKTRSGSRQSSRAGSEKSGRGSRGDPPRPDHSAQVNFYGAQARISGGGAHSVSEGSGSHRGGDRRSQGAGSNRAPSTGRGESTGRHGQGAWVRVEDVADHAAPTDPRRARVPSRAASDRSDDRGTQTDGPAGADDPTRAPANPNPNAQLRLQAALQTELRECQEELARVQMEAAALRNDKARLVQELERERERTAGEREQREQRGGGDRKDSGDRMRRAESGGGLSGAGRESSGGAPTITEEEMDDTVNSLLEMIATEREAKSALEHHLRTATAALEEERRRRVSAEDDLAETREAADDDADAAERKLREATDIIGELRQALLDVMRVKDGSVNGSDGGRRLSSSQQPKSPETSRPQQGRDPNKSRWLEGGGGGGGGGGGGGGGGGGGGGAGVSDPNVASRTGGDAGVDLYADIGGRATAILRAIAAKVAAHPAFELAWPLMCIVLLLRFQLGPDVFTWRSLTWSAREPPTVAAPDL; via the coding sequence ATGGAGAGggacggaggcgccggcggggtcgaCCGCAAGGTCttctccggcggcgatgcgagcatattctcctccgccgacggccTGCAGAGGCTCGCCAAGACGCGCTCAGGCTCGAGACAGTCGTCCAGGGCCGGGAGCGAAAAGTCCGggcgcggcagccgcggcgatcccCCGAGGCCGGACCACTCCGCGCAGGTGAACTTCTACGGCGCGCAGGCGAGAatctcgggcggcggcgcacactCCGTATCGGAGGGCAGCGgatcccaccgcggcggcgaccggcgaTCGCAGGGCGCGGGGTCCAATCGCGCTCCGTCGACGGGCCGGGGAGAATCCACCGGGCGGCACGGCCAGGGCGCGTGGGTCCGCgtcgaagacgtcgccgaccaCGCCGCTCCGACCgacccacgccgcgcgcgcgtgcccagccgcgcggcgtcggaccgATCGGACGACAGGGGCACGCAGACGGACGGAccggccggggcggacgacccgacgcgtgcgccggcgAACCCCAACCCCAACGCGCAGCTCAGGCTCCAGGCGGCGCTGCAGACGGAGCTGAGGGAGTGCCAGGAGGAACTCGCGCGGGTGcagatggaggcggcggcgctgcgaaACGATAAGGCTCGGCTCGtgcaggagctcgagcgggagCGAGAACGGACCGCCGGGGAACGCGAGCAACGGGAGCaacggggcgggggcgatcgAAAAGATTCGGGCGATCGGATGCGTCGAGCCGagtcgggcggcgggctctcCGGAGCGGGCCGCGAGagctccggcggcgcgcccaccatcacggaggaggagatggacgacACCGTCAACTCGCTGCTGGAGATGATCGCGACGGAGAGGGAGGCCAAATCCGCGCTGGAGCACCACCTGCGAacggccaccgccgcgctcgaggaggagcgacggaggagggtaagcgccgaggacgacctcgccgagacgagggaagccgccgacgacgacgcggacgcggcggagcggaAGCTTCGGGAGGCGACGGATATCATAGGGGAGCTGAGGCAGGCGCTGTTGGACGTGATGAGGGTGAAGGACGGGTCGGTGAACGGATCGGACGGGGGAAGGCGATTGTCCTCGTCGCAGCAGCCCAAGTCGCCGGAGACCTCGCGACCGCAGCAGGGACGCGACCCGAACAAATCGAGGTGGctcgaaggaggaggaggaggaggaggaggaggaggaggaggaggaggaggaggaggaggaggaggaggcgcgggggtaTCGGATCCAAACGTCGCGTCCCgaaccggcggcgatgccgggGTGGATCTGTACGCGGATATCGgcgggagggcgacggcgatcctcagggcgatcgcggcgaaggtggcggCACACCCGGCGTTCGAGCTCGCGTGGCCGCTGATGTGCATCGTGTTGCTGCTCAGGTTTCAGCTGGGCCCGGACGTGTTCACGTGGCGCAGCTTGACGTGGTCCGcccgcgagccgccgacTGTCGCCGCGCCAGACCTCTGA
- a CDS encoding predicted protein — protein sequence MAPEQLVRRHLAVRRRLLAAETERDDLSANLRRLAGVHEKLEGELREAGGVGDEDAKDAQRELDDHALATIDVDKESLIERHLLAISKLTATEAECASLAATAEGVEEKNCELRAEIRRRKYARLGGDSARIDVGRVAQDTGHDDDDDARLRVDATRNASPPARPSSPPLIIRAAEESGMPFTLADAMAPCDEARVVVDEDGGTVIHVNAAWEQLCGYSAEECVGVDLKELIECPDSEEALFKALVTAVKQQGACAEARLTGYRKDGSEFIARLRVSPLYCERTNKRSFVGVMTLSRSTHNSDDDLPAAAEKNSNSPPPRTASLSPPLPVRQENGKVYVGGDPNCLAPPLKRKLSPPTPENEEIDGVAKTRSNGHADGVTNGLAINERLTRSTRNRSGGTR from the coding sequence ATGGCCCCCGAGCAGCTCGTCCGGCGCCATCTcgccgtgcgacgccgcctgctcgcggcggagacggaaAGGGACGACCTCAGCGCCAACCTCCGCAGGCTCGCGGGCGTGCACGAGAagctcgagggcgagctccgggaggcgggcggcgtcggcgacgaagacgcgaaagacgcgcagcgcgagctcgatgaccacgcgctcgccacgaTCGACGTGGACAAGGAGTCGCTCATcgagcgccacctcctcgcgatatccaagctgaccgcgacggaggctgaatgcgcgtccctcgcggcgaccgcggagggcgtcgaggagaagAATTGCGAGCTGCGAGCCGAGATACGCCGTAGGAAATacgcgaggctcggcggcgattccgcgcgcatcgacgtcggacgcgtcgcgcaggaTACgggccacgacgacgacgacgacgcgcgcctccgggtggacgcgacgaggaacgcgtcgccgcccgcgaggccttcgtcgccgccgctcatcatccgagcggcggaggagtCCGGGATGCCGTTcacgctcgccgacgcgatggcgccgtgCGACGAAGCGCGGGTcgtggtggacgaggacggcggcacGGTGATTCACGTCAACGCGGCGTGGGAGCAGTTGTGCGGGTACAGCGCCGAGGAGTGCGTGGGCGTCGACCTgaaggagctcatcgagTGCCCCGACAGCGAAGAGGCGCTCTTCAaggcgctcgtcaccgcggtgaAGCAGCAGGGAGCGTGCGCGGAGGCCAGGCTGACGGGGTACCGCAAGGACGGCAGCGAGTTCATCGCGAGGTTACGAGTGAGCCCGCTGTACTGCGAACGGACGAACAAGCGGAGCTTCGTCGGGGTGATGACGCTCTCGAGGTCGACGCACaattccgacgacgacttaCCCGCagcggcggagaagaactcgaactcgcccccgccgaggaccgcgtcgctgtcgccgccgctgccggtGAGGCAGGAGAACGGGAAGGTGTacgtgggcggcgacccgAACTGCCTGGCCCCTCCGCTCAAGCGAAAGCTGTCACCGCCCACGCCGGAGAATGAGGAAAttgacggcgtcgccaaGACGCGTTCCAACGgtcacgccgacggcgtgacgAACGGGCTGGCGATAAACGAACGCCTGACGAGGAGCACCCGGAATCGGAGCGGAGGAACGAGATGA